From the Streptomyces sp. NBC_01216 genome, the window GAGCGCGCCTGGCGCGGAGGCCAGCGGGTGCTCGTGAACGACCTCGTCACCAACGGTGTCATCTGCTCGGTGTACTTCTTCAAGGACCGCGGCTGCGACGAGATGACCTCGCTCCGCCTCCAGGCCCGCAAGATGTACGAGATGCAGGACTATGTCGACACGATGTACGGCGGCAAGGGGAAGGGCTGGTTCCGGATCGTCCTCGACTCGGCACAGGCCCGTGACGTGATCGAGCAGGGGAAGCTGGCGGTCGTCCTCGGCGTGGAGACCTCCGAGCCGTTCGGCTGTAAACAGATCCTGGACATCGCGCAGTGCGACCGTGCCGACATCGACCGGGGCCTCGACGAGCTGCACCGGCTCGGCGTCCGGAGCATGTTCCTGTGTCACAAGTTCGACAACGCCCTGTGCGGGGTGCGCTTCGACCAGGGCGCGCTCGGCACCGCCATCAACGTGGGCCAGTTCCTCTCCACCGGCACCTTCTGGCGGACCGAGACGTGCAAGGGCCCGCAGCACGACAACCCGATCGGACTCACCGCCGCGCCCGCGGCCGAGGCCGAACTGCCCGCGGGCGTGTCGGTGCCCTCGTACGCCTCCGGAGCCCAGTGCAACATCCGGGGTCTGACGGACCTGGGGGAGTACGCCGTCCGCGGCCTGATGAAGCGCAAGATGATGCTCGAGATCGACCACATGAGTGTCAAGGGCGTGGGCCGCGCCCTGGACATCCTGGAGTCGGAGTCGTATCCCGGCGTCCTCTCCTCGCACAGCTGGATGGACGCCGACTGGACCGAACGGGTCTACGCCCTCGGCGGCTTCATCGCCCAGTACATGCACGGATCCCAGGGCTTCAGCGCGGAGGCGAAGCGGACCGAGGCCCTGCGTGACAAGTACGACGTGGGCTACGGCTACGGAACCGACATGAACGGTGTCGGCGGCTGGCCGGGTCCACGGGGCGCGGACGCCCCGAACCCGGTGCGCTACCCGTTCCGCAGCACCGACGGCGGTTCCGTCATCGACCGGCAGACCACCGGCCTGCGGACGTGGGACCTCAACACGGACGGCGCCTCGCACTACGGTCTGGTGCCCGACTGGATCGAGGACATCCGGCTGGTCGGCGGCCAGGACGTGGTCGACGACATGTTCCGTGGCGCCGAGTCCTACCTCCGCACCTGGGGCGCGTCCGAGCAGCACCGGGCCGGTGTGAACCTGGCCGCCCGCGCGCCGGCCTCGGCCTCCAGTTCCGAGTGGTGGAACCCCTTCGTCTCCTTCGTGCCCGGCCGGGCCGTGGACGGTGACCGGCGCACCCGGTGGGCGAGCGAGTGGAGCGACGCCCAGTGGCTGCGGATCGACCTCGGTACCTCGCAACTCGTCAAGCGCGTGACGCTCGACTGGGAGGCCGCGTACGGCAAGTCGTACCGCGTCGATCTCTCCGACGACGGCAGCACATGGCGGACCGCCTGGTCGACCACGGCCGGAGACGGCGGACTCGACACGGCCCGGTTCACGGCCACCACGGCCAGATACGT encodes:
- a CDS encoding galactose-binding domain-containing protein, which produces MLAVLLAPTPGSAADGAWWDPVARPAPDSRINVQGEPFTGTDAQGEVRGFVDAHNHIMSNEAFGGRLICGKAFSEGGVADALKDCPEHYPDGSLAVFDFITKGGDGKHDPNGWPTFKDWPAHDSLTHQQNYYAWVERAWRGGQRVLVNDLVTNGVICSVYFFKDRGCDEMTSLRLQARKMYEMQDYVDTMYGGKGKGWFRIVLDSAQARDVIEQGKLAVVLGVETSEPFGCKQILDIAQCDRADIDRGLDELHRLGVRSMFLCHKFDNALCGVRFDQGALGTAINVGQFLSTGTFWRTETCKGPQHDNPIGLTAAPAAEAELPAGVSVPSYASGAQCNIRGLTDLGEYAVRGLMKRKMMLEIDHMSVKGVGRALDILESESYPGVLSSHSWMDADWTERVYALGGFIAQYMHGSQGFSAEAKRTEALRDKYDVGYGYGTDMNGVGGWPGPRGADAPNPVRYPFRSTDGGSVIDRQTTGLRTWDLNTDGASHYGLVPDWIEDIRLVGGQDVVDDMFRGAESYLRTWGASEQHRAGVNLAARAPASASSSEWWNPFVSFVPGRAVDGDRRTRWASEWSDAQWLRIDLGTSQLVKRVTLDWEAAYGKSYRVDLSDDGSTWRTAWSTTAGDGGLDTARFTATTARYVRISGVRRGTGWGYSLHEVGVYSS